The Gillisia sp. Hel_I_86 genome has a segment encoding these proteins:
- the pstC gene encoding phosphate ABC transporter permease subunit PstC, whose translation MLGSTNKIGKYYVYGSTLISAFVVCLIFTILLINSWDAITTIGLELLGLQWNPAIGEFGIIPMIFGTLVVTFISLIIAVPLGIYTAVFTSEILPSKYRFVVKSLLELLAGIPSIIFGLIGIAFFSIWIQDIFDLQTGRTILTAGILLSIMILPTMITLTDDAFHNIPDKYRETAKGLGLYKFEIIKEILLPIAKPDLKGAVLLAFGRALGETMAVMLVIGSIDRIPDPIYNWLSPGQTITSKLGREIAETSFGSVHFSAMIFMGLLLFMLVLILTILSQNSLKSTGRLYE comes from the coding sequence ATGTTGGGATCAACCAATAAGATCGGAAAATATTATGTTTATGGAAGTACTTTAATTAGTGCTTTTGTGGTATGCTTAATCTTTACAATACTGCTTATAAATAGCTGGGATGCCATTACCACAATTGGTTTAGAATTACTTGGTCTCCAGTGGAATCCCGCAATCGGCGAATTTGGTATTATTCCCATGATATTTGGAACTTTGGTTGTCACCTTTATTTCACTTATAATAGCAGTACCCTTAGGGATTTATACAGCTGTTTTTACTAGCGAAATTTTACCTTCTAAATATAGATTTGTTGTCAAGTCGCTATTAGAACTATTGGCAGGGATTCCATCGATTATTTTTGGCCTAATTGGAATTGCATTTTTCAGTATTTGGATTCAGGATATTTTCGATTTACAAACCGGTAGAACTATTCTTACTGCAGGAATACTATTATCAATAATGATCCTTCCTACCATGATCACACTAACAGATGATGCTTTTCATAATATTCCCGATAAATACCGGGAAACGGCTAAAGGTCTTGGATTGTATAAATTTGAGATTATAAAAGAAATATTGCTCCCTATAGCAAAACCGGATCTTAAAGGAGCTGTTCTTTTGGCTTTTGGAAGAGCACTTGGAGAAACAATGGCTGTAATGCTTGTTATTGGAAGTATAGATAGAATCCCTGATCCTATCTATAATTGGCTGTCTCCAGGGCAAACAATTACTTCTAAACTAGGAAGGGAGATCGCTGAAACCTCTTTTGGTTCGGTGCATTTTAGTGCCATGATCTTTATGGGTTTATTGCTATTTATGTTGGTTCTTATACTTACCATACTATCTCAGAATTCTTTAAAATCAACCGGACGATTGTATGAATAG
- the pstA gene encoding phosphate ABC transporter permease PstA yields the protein MNRKLRNKLFYASVGLSVVLCSLILSFLFGIIIWNGLPAISLDFITNSSTEFGASGGIVYQIFGSILLIIFAALICLPIALGTAIYKSEYLRNETLHKVINTLIYSLNGIPSVIFGIFGLIFFVNLLNMGISWFVGSIILSMMILPTVTLSTYQSLNSIPTVYRESSSALGLNKWQVIAQVILPQGFSGAVTGLLIGIARAIGETAPIMFIATAFSGVELPSSFLEPVSTLPTHILALAQQATNPAALQNAWGASLVLVILVIIFSISALFIRLRHQTISKR from the coding sequence ATGAATAGAAAATTGCGAAATAAACTGTTTTATGCATCCGTAGGCCTCTCGGTAGTTTTATGCAGCCTTATTCTTTCTTTTCTATTCGGTATTATAATTTGGAACGGGTTGCCAGCAATTTCATTGGATTTCATAACGAATTCTTCTACTGAATTTGGAGCATCGGGAGGGATTGTCTATCAGATCTTCGGAAGTATTCTTCTAATTATTTTCGCTGCTTTAATTTGTTTGCCAATTGCATTGGGAACTGCTATTTATAAAAGTGAATATTTGAGGAATGAAACATTGCACAAAGTAATCAATACGCTCATCTATAGTTTAAATGGTATTCCTTCAGTTATTTTTGGAATCTTCGGACTTATATTTTTTGTGAATCTATTAAATATGGGAATTTCTTGGTTTGTAGGTTCCATCATCTTATCAATGATGATCCTTCCAACAGTAACATTATCCACTTATCAATCCTTGAATAGTATTCCTACCGTTTACCGGGAAAGTTCTTCAGCATTAGGTCTTAATAAATGGCAAGTAATTGCACAGGTGATTTTACCACAAGGCTTTAGTGGTGCTGTTACAGGCTTATTAATTGGGATTGCTCGGGCAATTGGTGAAACTGCACCTATCATGTTTATAGCCACAGCATTCTCGGGTGTGGAATTACCAAGTTCTTTTTTAGAGCCCGTATCTACCTTACCCACTCATATTTTGGCCCTTGCACAACAAGCTACAAATCCCGCAGCATTACAAAATGCTTGGGGGGCAAGTTTAGTTTTGGTCATACTTGTAATAATTTTTAGTATCTCGGCACTTTTTATTAGATTAAGACATCAAACCATATCAAAAAGATAA
- a CDS encoding phosphate ABC transporter ATP-binding protein, translating to MAEKALNQNLSVVGKTQKEIIEIKNFQVWINENHILDNIDLSIPKNEITCIIGPSGSGKSTLIRSINRINDEVSGIDTQGEILFNGLSINEKDIDVAQLRTKIGMVFQKPCIFPKSIKENVLFGIQHIKKLSKLEKLQIAEENLKAVSLWKEVAHRLNDKAISLSVGQQQRLCIARTLAIKPEVILLDEPTSSLDPVSTRAIEDMMVELKEDYTIVFVTHNIQQAKRIADNIVFICDGKLIEQGPASKLFSCPANIQTKTYLTDEYCECQQC from the coding sequence ATGGCAGAAAAAGCACTAAACCAGAATTTATCGGTAGTTGGAAAAACGCAGAAAGAAATCATTGAAATTAAGAATTTCCAGGTATGGATCAATGAAAACCATATTTTAGATAACATAGATCTTTCTATTCCAAAAAATGAGATTACTTGTATTATCGGGCCTTCAGGAAGTGGAAAATCTACACTTATAAGAAGTATAAATAGAATTAATGACGAAGTTTCCGGAATAGACACACAGGGTGAGATCCTTTTCAACGGACTATCCATCAATGAGAAAGATATAGACGTAGCACAATTAAGGACTAAAATAGGGATGGTGTTTCAAAAACCCTGTATTTTTCCAAAATCCATAAAAGAAAATGTGCTCTTTGGAATCCAACACATAAAAAAACTCAGCAAGCTTGAAAAGTTGCAAATTGCTGAAGAAAATTTAAAAGCTGTATCGCTTTGGAAAGAGGTCGCACATAGATTAAATGATAAAGCTATATCGTTATCTGTTGGGCAGCAACAACGCTTATGTATTGCAAGAACATTAGCTATAAAACCAGAAGTTATTTTACTGGATGAGCCTACTTCTTCATTAGACCCGGTATCTACAAGAGCTATCGAAGACATGATGGTGGAATTGAAAGAAGATTACACAATTGTATTTGTTACTCATAATATTCAACAAGCAAAAAGGATCGCAGATAATATAGTATTTATTTGTGATGGAAAATTGATAGAACAAGGTCCAGCATCCAAGCTTTTTTCCTGTCCTGCTAATATTCAAACAAAAACCTATTTAACCGATGAATATTGTGAATGCCAACAATGCTAG
- a CDS encoding GNAT family N-acetyltransferase: protein MKKEGISLLKVFSLNEPELWKYSLTPADGLENLKNYIDRALKEKELKTSYPFVVLDKRTNKIAGSTRFYDYRKAHCTIQLGYTWYGKEFQGTGLNKNCKFLLLQCAFETMKLERVEYSADAKNAKSIGCVKQGILRSNCTAPKGRRDSMVLIFYEKSGFQNNKILETAYPPEQAVGVFRSPIYRGHFGCRDQKPKFYILPPQKLPKKAVPTFP, encoded by the coding sequence TTGAAAAAAGAAGGTATTTCCCTTCTAAAAGTATTTTCCCTGAATGAACCAGAACTTTGGAAGTATTCATTAACTCCGGCTGATGGTTTGGAAAATCTGAAGAATTATATAGATCGAGCATTGAAAGAAAAAGAACTAAAAACTTCGTATCCTTTTGTTGTATTGGATAAGCGCACAAACAAAATTGCAGGATCAACCCGTTTTTACGACTATAGAAAAGCTCATTGCACCATCCAATTAGGATATACTTGGTATGGAAAAGAGTTTCAGGGTACAGGTTTAAATAAAAATTGTAAGTTTCTTTTACTTCAATGCGCTTTCGAAACAATGAAACTAGAGCGTGTGGAATATAGCGCTGATGCCAAAAATGCTAAAAGTATTGGCTGTGTAAAACAAGGCATTCTCCGTAGTAATTGTACCGCTCCAAAAGGTCGCAGAGATAGTATGGTACTTATATTTTACGAGAAGAGCGGTTTTCAAAATAACAAAATTCTTGAAACCGCCTATCCTCCGGAGCAAGCCGTAGGGGTATTTCGCTCCCCGATATATCGGGGTCATTTTGGGTGCAGGGACCAAAAACCGAAATTTTATATTTTGCCTCCCCAGAAGCTGCCGAAAAAGGCAGTTCCGACCTTTCCTTAA
- a CDS encoding endonuclease/exonuclease/phosphatase family protein → MKQKLPFGLFFIILILFSATGVAQEVFVNEIHYDNNGSDVGEGIEIAGPVGTDLTGWTVVEYNGNGGGTSGTTVLSGIIPELQGGYGAIFFSISGLQNGSSDGFALVNNLNEIIQFLSYEGVLIATSGIANGLTSEDIGVSESGTSPVGNSLQLSGSGQKYQDFTWQESAPSTYDAVNNGQDFGGEIVSPTIVINEVDADTPGTDVLEFIELYDGGVGNSSLDGKVLVFFNGSNDLSYRTIDLTGFSTDANGYFVIGNAAVENVGIVIPSNGLQNGADAVALYEASASNFPNNTSVTIDNLLDAFVYDTNDGDDAELLVLLNEGQPQINEDGMGDKDAHSSQRYINGSGGLRNTGTFVQALPTPGKANTNITEPVNLVINELDSDTPGSDSKEFLELYDGGKGNTPLDGFIVVTYNGNGDKSYGAYDLAGQVTNAEGYFVMGNTDVENVNMIVASNTFQNGADAVAVYQDIVTNFPSGTLVTTENLVDALVYGTGDPQDEELIVLLNEGQLQADENANGSQADESLQRIPNGEGGVRNTITYVAANPTPGTENGALAPQTELLAIAEARTKADNETVTITGTLTVSDQFGGPAYIQDETGAMAIFDQLVHGRDNFNIGDSLTITGKKITYNGQVEISPVSRVDFEGQATNPTIPLKITLAELSQHPDELVTITDITFSEDVVGNLIFGGGNYDISDSSGAGVFRIDAQTSTFVGKAIPASCAQITGIAADVYFNIIPRTVEDFPCAGTYDNTGVDSSISKDLTLDVVTWNIEWFGDEANTPVYNNPNSDEIQKNKVKTILLDLDADIIGVEEIADDVLFGQMVSEMEGYDYVLSNATSYPDSPGGQKIGFIYRTDVVSVKSTRAMFTSVHPYYDGDGSLLADYPESADRFYASGRLPFMMEADVNLNGQTKNINFVGLHARANGSTNSQSRYDMRKYDVGILKDSLDMYYSDKNVMILGDYNDDVDVTVADGVNSTESTYQVYGNDTKNYNILTAILSEQGFRSYAFRENMIDHIMVTTELSDNFVDGSARVHYEYYDSEYTTTASDHFPVSVRMILKDEETSAKNNPNMVQICQNGNSIFVSKNAVPAMLRKGAVMGTCKGSEVSLNAVPNPVVDETTITLKNFKNGQSYLTVYDLGGNVIKTDKVLVKKGEVTYSLNMNSYVSGLYIVEVKNSFGQISYVKVIKM, encoded by the coding sequence ATGAAACAAAAATTACCTTTCGGATTATTTTTTATAATCCTAATTCTTTTTAGTGCCACAGGAGTCGCTCAAGAGGTTTTTGTAAATGAAATTCATTACGATAACAATGGGAGTGATGTGGGTGAAGGCATCGAAATTGCCGGACCTGTGGGAACAGATCTTACGGGATGGACTGTTGTTGAATACAATGGAAACGGGGGAGGAACCTCAGGAACTACGGTGTTGTCTGGTATTATCCCCGAATTGCAAGGAGGTTACGGGGCTATATTCTTTTCTATTTCGGGATTGCAAAATGGATCATCAGATGGTTTTGCCTTGGTAAATAATCTAAATGAGATTATACAATTTTTAAGTTATGAAGGTGTTCTTATCGCAACCTCAGGAATTGCAAATGGACTTACAAGTGAAGACATAGGCGTTAGTGAATCTGGAACTTCCCCAGTAGGTAATTCGTTACAATTATCTGGAAGTGGGCAAAAATATCAAGATTTTACGTGGCAGGAATCTGCTCCAAGTACTTACGATGCTGTAAATAACGGTCAGGATTTTGGTGGGGAAATTGTGTCCCCAACTATCGTGATCAACGAAGTAGATGCAGATACTCCAGGAACAGATGTTTTGGAATTTATTGAATTATATGATGGGGGTGTAGGAAATTCTTCTTTGGACGGTAAAGTCTTGGTTTTCTTCAACGGTTCTAACGATTTAAGTTATAGAACTATTGATCTTACAGGTTTTTCTACAGATGCGAATGGGTATTTTGTAATAGGAAATGCGGCTGTGGAAAATGTTGGGATTGTTATTCCAAGCAATGGACTTCAAAATGGTGCAGATGCGGTTGCTTTATACGAAGCAAGTGCCTCTAATTTTCCAAATAACACTTCAGTAACTATAGATAATTTACTTGATGCCTTTGTATATGATACCAATGATGGTGACGATGCAGAATTATTGGTGTTGTTAAATGAAGGTCAACCCCAAATAAACGAAGATGGAATGGGCGATAAAGATGCACATTCTTCTCAACGTTATATAAATGGTTCAGGCGGATTAAGAAATACCGGAACTTTTGTTCAAGCCCTACCAACCCCTGGAAAAGCTAATACAAATATTACAGAGCCGGTTAATTTGGTGATCAATGAATTAGATTCAGATACTCCTGGAAGCGATTCAAAGGAATTTTTAGAACTGTATGATGGTGGTAAAGGGAACACTCCTTTAGATGGTTTTATTGTGGTTACCTATAATGGTAATGGCGATAAAAGTTATGGAGCTTACGATCTTGCAGGGCAGGTTACAAATGCTGAAGGGTATTTTGTAATGGGGAATACCGATGTTGAAAATGTAAATATGATCGTTGCCAGCAATACCTTTCAAAATGGAGCAGATGCCGTAGCAGTATATCAGGATATTGTTACGAATTTTCCCAGCGGAACTTTGGTGACCACAGAGAATTTGGTAGATGCCCTGGTCTATGGAACGGGTGATCCCCAAGATGAAGAATTGATCGTTCTTTTAAATGAAGGGCAGTTGCAAGCAGACGAAAATGCAAATGGAAGTCAGGCAGATGAATCTTTGCAAAGAATCCCAAATGGCGAAGGTGGCGTTAGAAACACAATAACTTATGTTGCGGCAAATCCTACTCCCGGAACCGAAAATGGTGCACTTGCACCTCAAACAGAATTATTGGCAATTGCTGAAGCAAGGACGAAAGCAGATAATGAGACTGTTACAATTACGGGAACCTTAACTGTTTCAGATCAATTTGGCGGTCCTGCTTACATTCAAGATGAAACAGGGGCAATGGCTATTTTTGATCAGTTGGTTCATGGAAGGGATAATTTTAATATTGGAGATTCCCTTACAATAACAGGAAAGAAGATCACCTATAATGGCCAGGTTGAAATTAGTCCGGTTAGTAGGGTAGATTTTGAGGGGCAAGCCACTAATCCAACTATACCTTTAAAAATCACGCTTGCTGAATTATCCCAGCATCCAGATGAGTTGGTTACGATAACTGATATCACTTTTTCTGAAGATGTTGTTGGAAACTTGATTTTTGGAGGTGGGAACTATGATATTTCAGATTCCAGCGGTGCTGGGGTTTTTAGGATAGATGCGCAGACCTCTACTTTTGTTGGAAAAGCGATTCCTGCGAGCTGTGCTCAAATAACAGGTATTGCGGCAGATGTTTATTTTAATATTATTCCCAGAACCGTGGAAGATTTTCCATGTGCAGGAACTTATGATAATACGGGCGTAGATTCGTCTATTTCCAAGGACCTTACTTTAGATGTGGTTACTTGGAATATTGAATGGTTTGGTGATGAAGCTAATACTCCTGTTTACAATAATCCTAATTCAGATGAAATTCAGAAAAACAAAGTGAAAACGATTTTATTGGATCTAGATGCCGATATTATTGGCGTTGAAGAGATCGCTGATGATGTGTTGTTTGGACAAATGGTTTCTGAAATGGAAGGTTATGATTATGTACTTTCCAATGCTACCTCATATCCCGATTCTCCCGGAGGACAAAAAATTGGATTTATTTATAGAACCGATGTGGTTTCAGTAAAATCTACTAGAGCAATGTTTACATCTGTACACCCCTATTATGATGGGGATGGATCTTTACTTGCAGATTATCCTGAAAGCGCCGATAGATTTTATGCGAGTGGAAGATTACCATTTATGATGGAAGCCGATGTGAATTTGAATGGACAGACAAAAAACATCAATTTTGTAGGATTGCACGCAAGAGCCAATGGTAGTACCAATTCTCAATCCCGCTATGATATGCGAAAATATGATGTGGGCATATTGAAGGATTCTTTGGACATGTATTATTCAGACAAGAATGTAATGATCCTTGGTGATTATAATGACGATGTGGATGTAACCGTCGCAGATGGCGTTAATTCTACGGAATCTACCTATCAAGTTTATGGAAATGACACTAAAAATTATAACATTTTAACCGCTATTTTAAGCGAACAAGGATTTAGATCGTATGCCTTTAGGGAAAATATGATAGATCACATCATGGTAACCACAGAATTGTCCGATAATTTTGTGGATGGTAGTGCTAGGGTGCATTACGAATATTATGATAGTGAATATACTACCACAGCTTCAGATCATTTCCCGGTTTCAGTAAGGATGATCTTAAAGGATGAAGAAACATCTGCTAAAAACAATCCAAACATGGTACAGATTTGCCAAAATGGAAATAGTATTTTTGTCTCTAAAAATGCAGTTCCTGCAATGCTTAGAAAAGGAGCAGTTATGGGAACTTGTAAAGGAAGTGAAGTTTCTTTAAACGCAGTACCTAACCCAGTAGTTGATGAAACCACGATTACTCTTAAGAATTTTAAAAATGGTCAGTCGTATTTAACCGTTTATGATCTTGGAGGAAATGTTATTAAAACTGATAAGGTTTTAGTGAAAAAAGGAGAGGTGACTTATTCTTTAAATATGAATTCCTACGTATCCGGACTTTACATTGTTGAGGTGAAAAATAGTTTTGGACAGATCTCTTATGTTAAAGTGATCAAGATGTAA
- a CDS encoding peptidase M61, giving the protein MKKLIYSIALISVAFGCKSPQTINKTTTDRTVVNLDLLNIKDDKVKVTVDPEKFTTQVVTFHIPKTVPGTYSINNYGRLIENFKAIDYLGAELLVVKTDDNTWKIENASNLDKITYLVNDSFDIDGEKGVFSPAGTNIERDANILLNLHGFVGYFDGLKEKPYQLIINRPNTLYGSTSLKLAENVDLEKTPNSKKDIYLAQRYFDVVDNPIMYSRPDTTYVNVEGIKVLISVYSPNKVHNAKSIKPQIETMIAAQKRFLGKIDNTANYSILLYLADPAKLDAKGFGALEHHSSTVVILPETMPLETLNGAMKDVVSHEFFHILTPLNVHAEEIHYFDYNAPKMSQHLWMYEGVTEYFANLFQVNQDLIANQGFYKRISSQIEASKNYNDSLSFTYMSKNVLEEPYKDEYYNVYQKGALIGMALDLRLRELSKGEMGVLDLMKKLSEKYGKNTPFKDDQLIPTIVSLTYPEIKTFFDTYITGSTPIPYDQFLANVGVALATEETPTSYFLNGQVPYIDGNPENMELFFRKGITLNSFLKELGVKNGDVIKEVNGTAYTIQNVYDLVMESQSWTEGDEVSMRLERNDEEIMLSGKITLPTTKKTTIKEMDLPATDARVKLRTAWLKN; this is encoded by the coding sequence ATGAAGAAATTAATATATTCCATAGCACTTATAAGTGTGGCATTTGGTTGTAAATCACCTCAAACAATTAATAAAACAACCACAGATAGAACGGTTGTAAACCTAGATTTGTTAAATATTAAAGACGACAAAGTAAAGGTTACCGTAGATCCTGAGAAATTTACCACTCAAGTTGTCACCTTTCATATTCCTAAAACAGTTCCTGGCACCTATTCCATTAATAACTACGGAAGGTTGATAGAGAATTTTAAGGCGATAGATTATTTAGGAGCAGAACTATTGGTGGTTAAAACTGATGATAATACCTGGAAAATTGAAAATGCATCCAATTTAGATAAAATCACCTATCTGGTAAATGACTCTTTTGATATTGATGGTGAAAAAGGAGTTTTCTCTCCTGCTGGAACCAATATTGAGAGAGATGCCAATATTCTTTTGAACCTTCATGGCTTTGTGGGCTATTTTGATGGATTAAAGGAAAAACCATATCAGTTGATCATAAATAGGCCAAATACCTTATATGGTAGCACTTCCCTTAAATTAGCAGAGAATGTTGATCTGGAAAAAACCCCAAATTCCAAAAAGGATATCTATTTAGCACAACGTTATTTTGATGTAGTTGACAATCCTATTATGTATTCTAGACCGGATACCACCTATGTTAATGTGGAAGGGATCAAAGTTCTAATATCTGTTTATTCACCAAACAAGGTACATAATGCCAAAAGCATCAAGCCACAAATTGAAACTATGATCGCAGCTCAAAAGCGGTTCTTAGGGAAAATAGACAATACAGCCAATTACTCTATTTTATTGTATTTGGCAGATCCTGCAAAGTTGGACGCTAAAGGTTTTGGAGCTTTAGAGCACCACAGCTCCACTGTGGTGATCCTTCCAGAAACAATGCCATTGGAAACTTTGAACGGCGCAATGAAGGATGTGGTATCACATGAATTCTTTCATATCCTTACCCCTTTAAACGTTCATGCAGAAGAGATTCATTATTTTGATTATAACGCTCCTAAAATGTCTCAACATTTATGGATGTATGAAGGAGTTACAGAATATTTCGCCAATTTATTCCAAGTAAACCAAGACCTCATAGCTAATCAAGGTTTTTACAAAAGAATATCCTCACAAATAGAAGCTTCTAAAAACTATAATGATAGCTTGTCATTTACTTATATGAGTAAAAATGTGTTGGAGGAGCCTTATAAAGATGAATATTATAATGTGTACCAAAAAGGGGCATTAATAGGAATGGCATTGGACCTTAGGCTTAGGGAACTGAGTAAGGGTGAAATGGGGGTTTTGGATCTCATGAAAAAATTAAGTGAAAAATACGGAAAGAACACTCCTTTTAAAGATGATCAATTAATTCCTACAATAGTTTCCTTAACCTACCCAGAAATAAAGACTTTTTTTGATACGTATATTACCGGAAGTACTCCAATTCCTTACGATCAATTTTTAGCAAACGTTGGGGTTGCATTAGCTACAGAAGAAACTCCTACTTCTTACTTTTTAAATGGGCAAGTACCTTACATTGATGGAAATCCTGAAAACATGGAATTATTTTTTAGAAAAGGGATTACTTTGAATTCTTTTTTAAAGGAATTAGGCGTGAAAAATGGAGATGTTATTAAGGAGGTGAATGGAACTGCATATACGATCCAGAACGTTTACGACTTGGTTATGGAATCTCAGTCATGGACCGAAGGAGATGAGGTATCCATGAGGTTGGAACGAAATGATGAGGAAATCATGCTAAGCGGGAAAATTACTCTTCCTACCACCAAGAAGACCACTATAAAAGAAATGGATCTTCCAGCAACTGATGCACGAGTGAAATTAAGAACAGCCTGGTTGAAAAATTAA